The Staphylococcus haemolyticus region TTATCTTGGATCCGAAACTTTTGAACAAGGGATTATCAATGTGATTCAAAATGCCTTAGACTTTTTAGGTTTCAAGCATGATGAACTTATACTATCAGGGTTATCTATGGGATCATTTGGTGCCTTGTACTATGCAGCTCAATTAGAACCAGCTGCGGTTGTAGTAGGGAAACCGTTATTAAATATTGGGACTATAGCAGATAATATGAAATTGTTACGTCCAAATGAATTTGGCACTGCAAATGATGTGTTGTTGGCGAATACAGGTGGTATTTCCACTTCAGATGTTCAACATTTAGATTCACGTTTTTGGGAAAAATTAAAAAACAGTAATCTAACAAATACAATATTTGCAATTGCATATATGTACAATGATGATTATGATGCTACGGCATTTCAAAATTTATCACCAGTATTGAGTCAACAAGGTTCACATGTTATGAGTCGTGGTGTACCGGGTCGACACAATGATGATTCACCTACAATAACAAGTTGGTTCGTTAACTTTTATAACATTATATTAAAAGATCAATTCGGGAGAGATAGCGATGTCAGCATTAAATAGTTATACATTAACATGGCGTCATATAAATACTACAACCTTTATGTATGGTACGAAATTACGCATTGAGGATGATGGAACTTACTTTAACAATCCATTGATGCCATCAGGGACTGTTATACATGATTGGCGTATGTTAACAACTTTTAGTGAACATAAATACGCACCATCGCTTCCTATTTTGAAAAAGAAACAGCATTATAAAGTGGCTTTAAATTACAATGTCAAGCCTCTAGGTAGTGTGTATATTAAGATTACATTTTATCGTAAAAATGACACGGAGCATTCCAATTTAATCATTCAAAATAGTGATGCAGAATTCGAATTTCCTGAAGAGGCTTATGCTTATAAAATTGAATTAATAAATGCTGGCTTGTCGGAACTTTTTTTCAAAAATATTATTATTCAAGAGTTAGATACAGATGAATCTGAAACACAATCTATCGTTGAAAGTAAAGTTAATTTAGATGTATTAAATAGAGTCATATTTGGCGAAAGTGTTAATGCGCGAGGTGATCAAAATGGCTAATCAAGTTAGTAATGTGATTAATTCGATGCGTTTGAAAAGATTACAGAAGCAGTTAACGGCAGTAAACCGATTAAGTGATCAAATGCGAGACTATTCAGATGAAGCATTACAAGCAAAAACAGCTGAGTTTAAACAACGTTTAGAGAAACGTGAAACGACGTTGGATAAACTGTTGCCGGAAGCTTATGCAACGATTCGTGAAGCATCGAAACGTGTACTAGGTATGTATCCGAAAGATGTTCAAGTGATGGGCGCCATCGTGATGCATCAAGGTAATATAGCAGAAATGCAAACCGGGGAAGGTAAGACGTTAACAGCGACAATGCCCCTTTATTTAAACGCACTTACAGGAAAAAGCGCATTTCTAATTACTACGAATGATTATCTGGCAAATCGTGATTTTCAAGAAATGCGACCTTTATATGAATGGCTAGGATTAACAGCGTCACTTGGCTTTGTGGATATTCCAGATTATGAATACGCCGATAATGAGAAACAAATGCTATATAACCATGACATCATTTATACAACAAATGGTCGCTTAGGATTTGATTATTTATTTGATAATTTAGCAGACCATATTAATGCTAAATATTTACCTGAATTGAACTTTGCGATTATTGATGAAGTTGATTCAATTATATTGGATGCTGCGCAAACACCACTGGTTATTTCTGGTGCTCCACGTGTGCAATCCAATTTATTCCATATTATTAAGATGTTTGTTGAAACGTTAGTTGAAGATGAACACTTTAAATTAAATGTGAATAAAAAAGAAGTATGGCTTACGGATAAAGGTATTGATGTAGCCAATCATTATTTTAAAGTGAATAATATCTACCTACCACAATATTTTGATTTGGTACGTGTCATTAACTTATCATTACGCGCGAAGTATCTGTTCAAAGACAATTTAGATTATTTTATTTATAATGGCGAAGTTGTACTTATAGACCGAATTACAGGGCGAATGTTGCCGGGTACCAAACTACAATCTGGTTTGCATCAAGCGATTGAAGCTAAAGAAGGTGTTGAACTATCACAAGATTTAAGTGTAATGGCGACAATTACCTTCCAAAATTTGTTCGAATTATTTAATGGTTTTTCAGGGATGACCGGAACCGGTAAGTTGGGAGAAAAGGAATTCTTTGATTTGTATTCTAAGTTAGTAGTTGAAATTCCAACCAATCATCCGATTATTCGTAATGATAAAGAAGATCGAGTATATGCGAAATCAGATGAAAAGAATAAAGCGATACTTGAGAAAGTAAAAGAAATTCATGCCACTAAACAACCAGTACTCTTAATAACAAGAACTGCAGAAGCGGCTGAATATTTTTCAACCCAATTATTTAAAGACAATATCCCTAATAACTTATTAATTGCACAGAATGTTGCTAAAGAAGCACAAATGATTGCTGAGGCAGGACAACTGGGTGCTGTTACAGTTTCAACTAGTATGGCTGGTCGTGGTACAGACATTAAGCTTGGCTCTGGAGTCTATGAGCTCGGAGGACTTGCAGTCATAATCAATGAACATATGGAGAATAGCAGGGTTGACCGACAATTGCGTGGACGTTCAGGTCGTCAAGGTGACCCAGGTGTTTCACAAATTTATGTATCATTAGATGATTATATTGTTAAACGTTGGAGTAACTCTAAACTAGCTGAAAATGAAAAAATAAAAGACGTTGATCCAGACAAACTACAAGATAGTCCTTTTTTCAGAAGAAGAGTAAGAGGGATTGTCTCTAAAGCACAGCGTGTATCTGAAGAAACCTCAATGATGGCGCGTGAAATGGCTAATGAATTCGAAAAAAGTATCGGCATTCAACGTGATCGTGTGTATGAAGAACGTAATCGTATTCTTGAAACGTCAGACTTCAGTGCATTTGACTTTGATTCACTAGCGCGTGATGTCTTTGACTATGATTTGAGAACAAAGCATATTCATAATAAAGATGACATCATCAATTATATTTATGAGCAGTTGAGCTTTAGTTTCAAAGATGACACTATTAGCCAACAGATTCAAACACGTGAACAAACCATTGATTATCTAGTGCAACAATTTAACAAACAATTAAAAGAGAATATGAAAATTGCAAATAACGATTATTTTAAATTACGATTTCTTCAAAAAGCAATATTGAAAGCTATAGATGTAGAATGGATAAATCAAGTTGATCAACTTCAACAACTTAAAGCGAGTGTTAATAATCGACAAAATGGTCAACGTAATGCAATATTCGAATATCATAAAGTGGCTTTAGAAACATATGAAATGATGCTGATAAATATTAAACGGGCAACGATTCGTAATTTATGTTTAAGTATTCTAACGTTTGATAAAGATCAAGATTTAGTAGTACATTTTCCTTAAAATGAGGTGTTCATAGATGACAGTATATAATATTAATTTTGGCATTGGGTGGGCGAGCAGTGGTGTAGAATATGCTCAAGCTTATCGTGCCAAATTATTAAGAGAGGTAAATCAACCAGCTAAATTTATCTTTCTAGACTTTATTTCCGCAGAGAACATTCAAACCTTAACTGACAATATCGGGTTTAAAGATGATGAAGTGATATGGCTATATCAATATTTCAGTGATATACCTATCGTACCAACAACGTATACGGTTGATGACTTGAAAAAGGATTTAGGTAATCCTGTCACTGCTCAAACGATTACTGGTAAAACTATGCGCTTATACATCGGGAATGATAAATCCTATGTAAGCTGTTATTTAAAGAATGAAGATGATAATATTGTCGATCGTGCAGAATTTGTCGTTAACGGTATGTTAGTTCGGAAAGATTACTATAGCTATGTAAGAACTTTCTCGGAATATTATGCACCATATGAAAAT contains the following coding sequences:
- the asp3 gene encoding accessory Sec system protein Asp3; this translates as MSALNSYTLTWRHINTTTFMYGTKLRIEDDGTYFNNPLMPSGTVIHDWRMLTTFSEHKYAPSLPILKKKQHYKVALNYNVKPLGSVYIKITFYRKNDTEHSNLIIQNSDAEFEFPEEAYAYKIELINAGLSELFFKNIIIQELDTDESETQSIVESKVNLDVLNRVIFGESVNARGDQNG
- the secA2 gene encoding accessory Sec system translocase SecA2; protein product: MANQVSNVINSMRLKRLQKQLTAVNRLSDQMRDYSDEALQAKTAEFKQRLEKRETTLDKLLPEAYATIREASKRVLGMYPKDVQVMGAIVMHQGNIAEMQTGEGKTLTATMPLYLNALTGKSAFLITTNDYLANRDFQEMRPLYEWLGLTASLGFVDIPDYEYADNEKQMLYNHDIIYTTNGRLGFDYLFDNLADHINAKYLPELNFAIIDEVDSIILDAAQTPLVISGAPRVQSNLFHIIKMFVETLVEDEHFKLNVNKKEVWLTDKGIDVANHYFKVNNIYLPQYFDLVRVINLSLRAKYLFKDNLDYFIYNGEVVLIDRITGRMLPGTKLQSGLHQAIEAKEGVELSQDLSVMATITFQNLFELFNGFSGMTGTGKLGEKEFFDLYSKLVVEIPTNHPIIRNDKEDRVYAKSDEKNKAILEKVKEIHATKQPVLLITRTAEAAEYFSTQLFKDNIPNNLLIAQNVAKEAQMIAEAGQLGAVTVSTSMAGRGTDIKLGSGVYELGGLAVIINEHMENSRVDRQLRGRSGRQGDPGVSQIYVSLDDYIVKRWSNSKLAENEKIKDVDPDKLQDSPFFRRRVRGIVSKAQRVSEETSMMAREMANEFEKSIGIQRDRVYEERNRILETSDFSAFDFDSLARDVFDYDLRTKHIHNKDDIINYIYEQLSFSFKDDTISQQIQTREQTIDYLVQQFNKQLKENMKIANNDYFKLRFLQKAILKAIDVEWINQVDQLQQLKASVNNRQNGQRNAIFEYHKVALETYEMMLINIKRATIRNLCLSILTFDKDQDLVVHFP